One Coffea arabica cultivar ET-39 chromosome 5e, Coffea Arabica ET-39 HiFi, whole genome shotgun sequence DNA segment encodes these proteins:
- the LOC113708649 gene encoding uncharacterized protein isoform X2, with amino-acid sequence MMFRGQSTVRPHIVVKQDTEEFRVMYREGPEGTPFHTLLVEGYVDGPLDVCLCISWEAGLYPKWWPQITVPSFKLISSQCLQKVRIGEQICLVRLKISWPLSTREAIIHYFEFEYLRDDLVVVLLNSISDLESIDISSHGFTRDGIPDAQDVIRIDVVGGFALQKVSANRSYVRTIANMDVKLDFIPPALINFVSRQILGSGFRLFKKEVASVAKGDEDFAKALKDPLYAYVGQSFYSNGLSTKTPQPAEMNNDTSCLLKEQLEERENVSSSQEMVHNHDSAVNSQAGDSFAQDKKLYGEIEEIKENDSEGSQCLAELDNNSSINLPTNQIDSEFSTDNKKVVIHPEVEQALRILDDVISVFQECRPNHETRILPGSPKEESQYLENNKSREAGYSEANRICKNTEVRGQPTEKEDPEAIGSYEPRNSSSSHCIRHTGSSTYCRYANHNKIAPASQDFSGPCEIDHAVSLSSQNQRMELTLTEKATNDEDVFSPDANGVGGDEARRSKNRKIRFCCLSSLSWQYQLEN; translated from the exons ATGATGTTCAGAGGTCAAAGTACAGTGAGGCCTCACATCGTG GTGAAACAGGATActgaagaatttcgcgttatgTATAGAGAAGGACCAGAAGGCACTCCATTTCATACCCTACTTGTTGAAGGCTATGTGGATGGGCCTTTAGATGTTT GCCTATGCATCTCGTGGGAGGCGGGCTTGTATCCAAAATG GTGGCCACAGATTACTGTTCCAAGTTTCAAGCTCATCTCGTCTCAGTGTCTGCAGAAGGTCAGAATTGGTGAACAGATATGTTTAGTCAG ACTGAAGATTTCATGGCCATTGTCAACAAGGGAGGCTATAATCCATTATTTTGAGTTTGAATACTTACGAGATGATCTGGTTGTGGTGCTTTTGAACTCG ATATCTGACTTGGAAAGCATTGATATAAGTTCTCATGGTTTCACTCGAGATGGGATACCTGATGCACAAGATGTAATCCGGATTGATGTGGTGGGAGGTTTTGCTCTACAGAAAGTGTCTGCAAATAGATCTTACGTGCG GACAATTGCAAACATGGATGTTAAATTGGATTTCATTCCTCCAGCACTCATTAATTTTGTTTCAAGGCAGATCTTAGGAAGTGGTTTCAGACTTTTTAAAAAG GAGGTTGCTTCAGTTGCAAAAGGTGATGAAGATTTTGCCAAGGCTTTGAAAGATCCACTGTATGCTTATGTTGGCCAATCCTTTTACTCAAATGGTTTATCTACCAAGACTCCTCAACCAGCTGAAATGAATAATGATACATCCTGCCTGCTTAAAGAACAAttggaagagagagaaaatgtcAGCAGTAGTCAAGAGATGGTTCATAATCACGACTCTGCAGTTAATTCCCAAGCTGGGGATTCGTTTGCTCAAGATAAAAAATTATATGGTGAGATTGAGGAGATCAAGGAAAATGATAGTGAGGGAAGTCAATGTTTGGCTGAATTAGATAACAATAGTTCTATTAATTTGCCCACAAATCAAATTGATTCTGAATTTTCCACCGACAATAAGAAAGTAGTTATTCATCCGGAGGTTGAACAAGCTTTGAGAATATTGGATGATGTAATCTCCGTTTTCCAAGAATGCAGACCAAATCATGAAACCAGGATTTTGCCTGGCAGCCCTAAAGAAGAATCACAATATTTGGAAAATAACAAGTCCAGAGAGGCAGGATACTCGGAGGCCAATCGAATCTGCAAAAATACCGAGGTACGTGGTCAGCCAACAGAAAAGGAAGATCCAGAAGCGATTGGTTCATATGAACCCAGGAATAGCTCTAGTAGCCATTGTATCAG ACATACAGGATCCAGTACGTATTGCAGGTATGCCAACCATAATAAAATAGCTCCAGCATCGCAGGATTTTTCTGGCCCTTGTGAGATTGACCATGCTGTTTCACTTTCATCTCAAAATCAGAGAATGGAATTAACTCTTACAGAGAAGGCAACAAATGATGAGGATGTATTCAGTCCTGATGCCAATGGTGTTGGCGGAGATGAGGCGAGAAGAAgtaagaacaggaaaattcggTTCTGCTGCCTCAGCTCTCTTTCTTGGCAGTATCAGCTTGAAAACTAA
- the LOC113708649 gene encoding uncharacterized protein isoform X1, producing the protein MREDSSISLYRDRLDKTLSCHDLTDVETLGTLVKDQILRSSEVENEDFINNIAETRTKEVSHFLGMLSSASVDDVQRSKYSEASHRGWKVKQDTEEFRVMYREGPEGTPFHTLLVEGYVDGPLDVCLCISWEAGLYPKWWPQITVPSFKLISSQCLQKVRIGEQICLVRLKISWPLSTREAIIHYFEFEYLRDDLVVVLLNSISDLESIDISSHGFTRDGIPDAQDVIRIDVVGGFALQKVSANRSYVRTIANMDVKLDFIPPALINFVSRQILGSGFRLFKKEVASVAKGDEDFAKALKDPLYAYVGQSFYSNGLSTKTPQPAEMNNDTSCLLKEQLEERENVSSSQEMVHNHDSAVNSQAGDSFAQDKKLYGEIEEIKENDSEGSQCLAELDNNSSINLPTNQIDSEFSTDNKKVVIHPEVEQALRILDDVISVFQECRPNHETRILPGSPKEESQYLENNKSREAGYSEANRICKNTEVRGQPTEKEDPEAIGSYEPRNSSSSHCIRHTGSSTYCRYANHNKIAPASQDFSGPCEIDHAVSLSSQNQRMELTLTEKATNDEDVFSPDANGVGGDEARRSKNRKIRFCCLSSLSWQYQLEN; encoded by the exons ATGAGGGAGGACAGTAGCATCTCACTTTACCGGGATAGGCTGGATAAGACACTTTCTTGTCATGATCTTACTGATGTGGAGACACTAGGGACACTTGTTAAGGATCAAATTTTACGTTCATCAGAAGTGGAGAATGAAG ATTTTATCAACAATATTGCAGAAACGAGAACCAAAGAAGTCTCACATTTTCTTGGAATGTTAAGCAGTGCCTCTGTGGATGATGTTCAGAGGTCAAAGTACAGTGAGGCCTCACATCGTGGTTGGAAA GTGAAACAGGATActgaagaatttcgcgttatgTATAGAGAAGGACCAGAAGGCACTCCATTTCATACCCTACTTGTTGAAGGCTATGTGGATGGGCCTTTAGATGTTT GCCTATGCATCTCGTGGGAGGCGGGCTTGTATCCAAAATG GTGGCCACAGATTACTGTTCCAAGTTTCAAGCTCATCTCGTCTCAGTGTCTGCAGAAGGTCAGAATTGGTGAACAGATATGTTTAGTCAG ACTGAAGATTTCATGGCCATTGTCAACAAGGGAGGCTATAATCCATTATTTTGAGTTTGAATACTTACGAGATGATCTGGTTGTGGTGCTTTTGAACTCG ATATCTGACTTGGAAAGCATTGATATAAGTTCTCATGGTTTCACTCGAGATGGGATACCTGATGCACAAGATGTAATCCGGATTGATGTGGTGGGAGGTTTTGCTCTACAGAAAGTGTCTGCAAATAGATCTTACGTGCG GACAATTGCAAACATGGATGTTAAATTGGATTTCATTCCTCCAGCACTCATTAATTTTGTTTCAAGGCAGATCTTAGGAAGTGGTTTCAGACTTTTTAAAAAG GAGGTTGCTTCAGTTGCAAAAGGTGATGAAGATTTTGCCAAGGCTTTGAAAGATCCACTGTATGCTTATGTTGGCCAATCCTTTTACTCAAATGGTTTATCTACCAAGACTCCTCAACCAGCTGAAATGAATAATGATACATCCTGCCTGCTTAAAGAACAAttggaagagagagaaaatgtcAGCAGTAGTCAAGAGATGGTTCATAATCACGACTCTGCAGTTAATTCCCAAGCTGGGGATTCGTTTGCTCAAGATAAAAAATTATATGGTGAGATTGAGGAGATCAAGGAAAATGATAGTGAGGGAAGTCAATGTTTGGCTGAATTAGATAACAATAGTTCTATTAATTTGCCCACAAATCAAATTGATTCTGAATTTTCCACCGACAATAAGAAAGTAGTTATTCATCCGGAGGTTGAACAAGCTTTGAGAATATTGGATGATGTAATCTCCGTTTTCCAAGAATGCAGACCAAATCATGAAACCAGGATTTTGCCTGGCAGCCCTAAAGAAGAATCACAATATTTGGAAAATAACAAGTCCAGAGAGGCAGGATACTCGGAGGCCAATCGAATCTGCAAAAATACCGAGGTACGTGGTCAGCCAACAGAAAAGGAAGATCCAGAAGCGATTGGTTCATATGAACCCAGGAATAGCTCTAGTAGCCATTGTATCAG ACATACAGGATCCAGTACGTATTGCAGGTATGCCAACCATAATAAAATAGCTCCAGCATCGCAGGATTTTTCTGGCCCTTGTGAGATTGACCATGCTGTTTCACTTTCATCTCAAAATCAGAGAATGGAATTAACTCTTACAGAGAAGGCAACAAATGATGAGGATGTATTCAGTCCTGATGCCAATGGTGTTGGCGGAGATGAGGCGAGAAGAAgtaagaacaggaaaattcggTTCTGCTGCCTCAGCTCTCTTTCTTGGCAGTATCAGCTTGAAAACTAA
- the LOC113708649 gene encoding uncharacterized protein isoform X3 has product MREDSSISLYRDRLDKTLSCHDLTDVETLGTLVKDQILRSSEVENEDFINNIAETRTKEVSHFLGMLSSASVDDVQRSKYSEASHRGWKVKQDTEEFRVMYREGPEGTPFHTLLVEGYVDGPLDVCLCISWEAGLYPKWWPQITVPSFKLISSQCLQKVRIGEQICLVRLKISWPLSTREAIIHYFEFEYLRDDLVVVLLNSISDLESIDISSHGFTRDGIPDAQDVIRIDVVGGFALQKVSANRSYVRTIANMDVKLDFIPPALINFVSRQILGSGFRLFKKEVASVAKGDEDFAKALKDPLYAYVGQSFYSNGLSTKTPQPAEMNNDTSCLLKEQLEERENVSSSQEMVHNHDSAVNSQAGDSFAQDKKLYGEIEEIKENDSEGSQCLAELDNNSSINLPTNQIDSEFSTDNKKVVIHPEVEQALRILDDVISVFQECRPNHETRILPGSPKEESQYLENNKSREAGYSEANRICKNTEVRGQPTEKEDPEAIGSYEPRNSSSSHCIRHTGSSTYCREWN; this is encoded by the exons ATGAGGGAGGACAGTAGCATCTCACTTTACCGGGATAGGCTGGATAAGACACTTTCTTGTCATGATCTTACTGATGTGGAGACACTAGGGACACTTGTTAAGGATCAAATTTTACGTTCATCAGAAGTGGAGAATGAAG ATTTTATCAACAATATTGCAGAAACGAGAACCAAAGAAGTCTCACATTTTCTTGGAATGTTAAGCAGTGCCTCTGTGGATGATGTTCAGAGGTCAAAGTACAGTGAGGCCTCACATCGTGGTTGGAAA GTGAAACAGGATActgaagaatttcgcgttatgTATAGAGAAGGACCAGAAGGCACTCCATTTCATACCCTACTTGTTGAAGGCTATGTGGATGGGCCTTTAGATGTTT GCCTATGCATCTCGTGGGAGGCGGGCTTGTATCCAAAATG GTGGCCACAGATTACTGTTCCAAGTTTCAAGCTCATCTCGTCTCAGTGTCTGCAGAAGGTCAGAATTGGTGAACAGATATGTTTAGTCAG ACTGAAGATTTCATGGCCATTGTCAACAAGGGAGGCTATAATCCATTATTTTGAGTTTGAATACTTACGAGATGATCTGGTTGTGGTGCTTTTGAACTCG ATATCTGACTTGGAAAGCATTGATATAAGTTCTCATGGTTTCACTCGAGATGGGATACCTGATGCACAAGATGTAATCCGGATTGATGTGGTGGGAGGTTTTGCTCTACAGAAAGTGTCTGCAAATAGATCTTACGTGCG GACAATTGCAAACATGGATGTTAAATTGGATTTCATTCCTCCAGCACTCATTAATTTTGTTTCAAGGCAGATCTTAGGAAGTGGTTTCAGACTTTTTAAAAAG GAGGTTGCTTCAGTTGCAAAAGGTGATGAAGATTTTGCCAAGGCTTTGAAAGATCCACTGTATGCTTATGTTGGCCAATCCTTTTACTCAAATGGTTTATCTACCAAGACTCCTCAACCAGCTGAAATGAATAATGATACATCCTGCCTGCTTAAAGAACAAttggaagagagagaaaatgtcAGCAGTAGTCAAGAGATGGTTCATAATCACGACTCTGCAGTTAATTCCCAAGCTGGGGATTCGTTTGCTCAAGATAAAAAATTATATGGTGAGATTGAGGAGATCAAGGAAAATGATAGTGAGGGAAGTCAATGTTTGGCTGAATTAGATAACAATAGTTCTATTAATTTGCCCACAAATCAAATTGATTCTGAATTTTCCACCGACAATAAGAAAGTAGTTATTCATCCGGAGGTTGAACAAGCTTTGAGAATATTGGATGATGTAATCTCCGTTTTCCAAGAATGCAGACCAAATCATGAAACCAGGATTTTGCCTGGCAGCCCTAAAGAAGAATCACAATATTTGGAAAATAACAAGTCCAGAGAGGCAGGATACTCGGAGGCCAATCGAATCTGCAAAAATACCGAGGTACGTGGTCAGCCAACAGAAAAGGAAGATCCAGAAGCGATTGGTTCATATGAACCCAGGAATAGCTCTAGTAGCCATTGTATCAG ACATACAGGATCCAGTACGTATTGCAG AGAATGGAATTAA